A window of the Desulforapulum autotrophicum HRM2 genome harbors these coding sequences:
- a CDS encoding VOC family protein, producing the protein MKFTIDHFNINVLDLEKSLAFYNRALGLKEVKRKTAEDGSYIIVFLGDGSTANKLELTWIKSQKVPYNLGDEEFHIAFKTPDFDKAHALHKEMGCICFENKEMGIYFINDPDGYWLEVVPVR; encoded by the coding sequence ATGAAATTTACCATTGATCATTTCAACATCAACGTGCTGGACCTTGAAAAAAGCCTTGCCTTTTACAACAGGGCCCTTGGTCTGAAAGAAGTCAAACGCAAAACAGCTGAAGACGGGTCCTATATCATTGTTTTTCTGGGGGACGGATCAACCGCCAACAAGCTTGAACTTACCTGGATAAAGTCACAAAAGGTCCCCTATAACCTGGGGGATGAAGAGTTCCACATTGCATTTAAAACCCCGGATTTTGACAAGGCCCATGCCCTTCACAAGGAGATGGGATGCATCTGCTTTGAGAACAAGGAGATGGGCATCTACTTTATCAATGATCCGGACGGATACTGGCTCGAGGTGGTACCGGTGCGTTAG
- the tpx gene encoding thiol peroxidase encodes MAKTQLAGNNVILAGDFPGKGLPAKNFTAVLQDLSETTLDAFKGTKVVLNVFPSIDTDVCATSVRTFNQKASAIGNTKVVCLSFDLPFALKRFCGAEGIENVLTASLFRNPEFATDYGVLITDGPLKGLAARAVFVVDEAGKIIHAQLVDDITHEPDYDAALAALK; translated from the coding sequence ATGGCCAAAACCCAATTAGCAGGAAACAATGTTATTCTTGCAGGCGATTTTCCAGGTAAAGGCCTTCCTGCGAAAAACTTTACAGCCGTTCTCCAGGATCTTTCCGAGACCACCCTTGACGCATTTAAAGGAACAAAGGTGGTCCTTAATGTTTTTCCAAGCATTGACACTGATGTTTGCGCAACAAGTGTCAGGACCTTCAACCAAAAGGCTTCAGCCATTGGCAATACCAAGGTGGTCTGCCTCTCCTTTGATCTTCCCTTTGCCCTTAAACGTTTCTGCGGTGCAGAGGGCATTGAAAATGTCCTGACCGCATCCCTGTTTCGAAACCCCGAATTTGCCACCGATTACGGGGTGCTCATTACCGACGGCCCCCTCAAGGGACTCGCTGCCAGGGCTGTTTTTGTTGTGGATGAGGCGGGCAAAATCATCCATGCTCAGCTTGTGGATGACATCACCCATGAACCCGATTATGATGCAGCCTTGGCTGCCTTAAAATAA